One genomic region from Colletes latitarsis isolate SP2378_abdomen chromosome 10, iyColLati1, whole genome shotgun sequence encodes:
- the Slmb gene encoding beta-transducin repeat containing E3 ubiquitin protein ligase slmb isoform X2 has protein sequence MINMETDKIIDDTNTNLQNPITILYDPTRKKELPTGVSTQYGQEREICMKLFERWSEPEQVNFVEQLLARMCHYQHGHINTYLKPMLQRDFISLLPKKGLDHVAESILSYLDADSLIAAELVCKEWHRVISEGMLWKKLIERKVRTDSIWRGLAERRGWIQYLFKPRPGESHPNHNFYRSLYPKIVKDIDSIDNNWRMGRFNLQRINCRSENSKGVYCLQYDDQKIVSGLRDNTIKIWDRNTLQCIKVLTGHTGSVLCLQYDDKAIISGSSDSTVRVWDANTGEMVNTLIHHCEAVLHLRFNNGMMVTCSKDRSIAVWDMTSQTEITLRRVLVGHRAAVNVVDFDEKYIVSASGDRTIKVWNTSTCEFVRTLNGHKRGIACLQYRDCLVVSGSSDNTIRLWDIDCGACLRVLEGHEELVRCIRFDSKHIVSGAYDGKIKVWDLVAALDPRALANSLCLRTLVEHTGRVFRLQFDEFQIVSSSHDDTILIWDFLNFNGSVSHGLTAINASAFE, from the exons ATGATCAACATGGAAACGGATAAGATTATCGACGACACAAACACGAATCTTCAG AATCCAATAACGATATTGTACGACCCTACTCGCAAGAAAGAATTGCCAACAGGGGTGTCTACACAATATGGACAAGAGAGGGAAATTTGTATGAAACTGTTTGAGAGATGGAGCGAACCAGAACAAGTCAACTTTGTTGAACAATTGTTGGCGCGAATGTGTCATTATCAGCATGGACACATCAATACGTATCTGAAACCAATGTTACAGAGAGATTTCATTTCTCTGCTACCAA AAaaaggattggatcatgtggcaGAAAGTATTCTCTCTTATCTCGATGCTGATTCGTTAATTGCAGCAGAATTAGTGTGTAAAGAATGGCACAGAGTAATTAGCGAAGGAATGCTTTGGAAGAAATTAATCGAACGAAAAGTTCGGACAGATTCAATTTGGAGAGGCCTTGCTGAAAGGAGAGGATG GATTCAGTATTTATTCAAACCAAGACCTGGAGAAAGTCATCCAAATCACAATTTCTATAGATCTCTTTATCCCAAAATAGTtaaagatattgatagtatagaTAATAATTGGAGAATGGGAAGATTTAATCTTCAAAGAATAAACTGTAGGAGTGAAAATTCAAAAGGTGTTTACTGTTTGCAATACGATGACCAAAAGATAGTCTCTGGTCTTAGAGACAATACTATTAAAATTTGGGACAGAAATACGCTACAATGTATTAAAGTCTTAACAGGGCATACTGGTTCTGTTCTGTGTTTACAATACGATGACAAAGCAATAATATCTGGTTCCTCTGATAGTACTGTAAGAGTTTGGGATGCTAATACTGGTGAAATGGTTAACACATTGATACACCACTGTGAAGCAGTTTTACATCTCAGATTTAATAATGGAATGATGGTCACTTGTTCGAAG GATCGTTCAATAGCTGTATGGGACATGACATCGCAAACGGAAATTACATTAAGAAGAGTACTCGTAGGACATAGGGCAGCAGTGAATGTTGTTGATTTTGATGAAAAATATATCGTTTCTGCTAGTGGTGATAGGACTATCAAAGTATGGAATACATCTACTTGCGAATTTGTGAGAACATTAAATGGACATAAACGAGGAATAGCGTGTTTACAATATAGAGATTGCTTAGTAGTTAGTGGTAGCAGTGATAACACTATCAGATTATGGGATATTGATTGTGGTGCGTGCTTACGTGTTTTGGAAGGTCACGAGGAATTGGTCAGATGTATTAGATTTGATAGCAAACATATAGTTAGCGGAGCTTATGACGG AAAGATAAAAGTATGGGACTTGGTAGCAGCTTTAGATCCACGTGCTTTAGCTAACTCACTTTGTTTACGAACATTAGTG GAACACACGGGACGTGTATTTCGTCTTCAGTTTGACGAGTTTCAGATAGTATCGTCATCGCACGATGATACAATATTAATTTGGGATTTTCTCAATTTCAATGGAAGTGTATCGCATGGGCTAACAGCAATAAATGCATCAG CATTTGAGTGA
- the Slmb gene encoding beta-transducin repeat containing E3 ubiquitin protein ligase slmb isoform X1 produces the protein MINMETDKIIDDTNTNLQNPITILYDPTRKKELPTGVSTQYGQEREICMKLFERWSEPEQVNFVEQLLARMCHYQHGHINTYLKPMLQRDFISLLPKKGLDHVAESILSYLDADSLIAAELVCKEWHRVISEGMLWKKLIERKVRTDSIWRGLAERRGWIQYLFKPRPGESHPNHNFYRSLYPKIVKDIDSIDNNWRMGRFNLQRINCRSENSKGVYCLQYDDQKIVSGLRDNTIKIWDRNTLQCIKVLTGHTGSVLCLQYDDKAIISGSSDSTVRVWDANTGEMVNTLIHHCEAVLHLRFNNGMMVTCSKDRSIAVWDMTSQTEITLRRVLVGHRAAVNVVDFDEKYIVSASGDRTIKVWNTSTCEFVRTLNGHKRGIACLQYRDCLVVSGSSDNTIRLWDIDCGACLRVLEGHEELVRCIRFDSKHIVSGAYDGKIKVWDLVAALDPRALANSLCLRTLVEHTGRVFRLQFDEFQIVSSSHDDTILIWDFLNFNGSVSHGLTAINASGANQSDNRSPSPFE, from the exons ATGATCAACATGGAAACGGATAAGATTATCGACGACACAAACACGAATCTTCAG AATCCAATAACGATATTGTACGACCCTACTCGCAAGAAAGAATTGCCAACAGGGGTGTCTACACAATATGGACAAGAGAGGGAAATTTGTATGAAACTGTTTGAGAGATGGAGCGAACCAGAACAAGTCAACTTTGTTGAACAATTGTTGGCGCGAATGTGTCATTATCAGCATGGACACATCAATACGTATCTGAAACCAATGTTACAGAGAGATTTCATTTCTCTGCTACCAA AAaaaggattggatcatgtggcaGAAAGTATTCTCTCTTATCTCGATGCTGATTCGTTAATTGCAGCAGAATTAGTGTGTAAAGAATGGCACAGAGTAATTAGCGAAGGAATGCTTTGGAAGAAATTAATCGAACGAAAAGTTCGGACAGATTCAATTTGGAGAGGCCTTGCTGAAAGGAGAGGATG GATTCAGTATTTATTCAAACCAAGACCTGGAGAAAGTCATCCAAATCACAATTTCTATAGATCTCTTTATCCCAAAATAGTtaaagatattgatagtatagaTAATAATTGGAGAATGGGAAGATTTAATCTTCAAAGAATAAACTGTAGGAGTGAAAATTCAAAAGGTGTTTACTGTTTGCAATACGATGACCAAAAGATAGTCTCTGGTCTTAGAGACAATACTATTAAAATTTGGGACAGAAATACGCTACAATGTATTAAAGTCTTAACAGGGCATACTGGTTCTGTTCTGTGTTTACAATACGATGACAAAGCAATAATATCTGGTTCCTCTGATAGTACTGTAAGAGTTTGGGATGCTAATACTGGTGAAATGGTTAACACATTGATACACCACTGTGAAGCAGTTTTACATCTCAGATTTAATAATGGAATGATGGTCACTTGTTCGAAG GATCGTTCAATAGCTGTATGGGACATGACATCGCAAACGGAAATTACATTAAGAAGAGTACTCGTAGGACATAGGGCAGCAGTGAATGTTGTTGATTTTGATGAAAAATATATCGTTTCTGCTAGTGGTGATAGGACTATCAAAGTATGGAATACATCTACTTGCGAATTTGTGAGAACATTAAATGGACATAAACGAGGAATAGCGTGTTTACAATATAGAGATTGCTTAGTAGTTAGTGGTAGCAGTGATAACACTATCAGATTATGGGATATTGATTGTGGTGCGTGCTTACGTGTTTTGGAAGGTCACGAGGAATTGGTCAGATGTATTAGATTTGATAGCAAACATATAGTTAGCGGAGCTTATGACGG AAAGATAAAAGTATGGGACTTGGTAGCAGCTTTAGATCCACGTGCTTTAGCTAACTCACTTTGTTTACGAACATTAGTG GAACACACGGGACGTGTATTTCGTCTTCAGTTTGACGAGTTTCAGATAGTATCGTCATCGCACGATGATACAATATTAATTTGGGATTTTCTCAATTTCAATGGAAGTGTATCGCATGGGCTAACAGCAATAAATGCATCAGGTGCGAATCAATCTGACAACAGATCTCCATCTC CATTTGAGTGA
- the LOC143347182 gene encoding uncharacterized protein LOC143347182, whose translation MEYDSASSCEGCLRDFEASEDFTRSREPREIEHSTCNANSAPWRSLQVVASKPKLNLGTTNKSLSSQVMEYYHKYSQNTNLDQYFSLPASSTSPEAIKYYYSIYELNPKLSGSRQDCIGEEYNLRSYGPKERRRWVRPPLIGQSSSTDSSTRYVQPLSNPNSLSPDLKHVTSETILEEKNESQETLPEAIERKISSPTSSIASYKPLEWDSGADVGYCNILPHNKQSNKKLSTIERMALARGCSAALRLDPEGTTESGITGNLTIAQSNFKAPVTPVASSTLLLGNASESESEIEITPIVKNHLPGIIAGNNIKSNERSLPKDFKQQDAVALYFKKEHNHNTPKTLFTYKIPFTKHYVARKAASKENTNKENVCPQTSHLKKSTSMNTLVIPPSKLTLKRSQSELNLYVRDKNRAALPLIFNSSSSIATIVNKPSTCDKVIQTSLNAYSQESVGVQVSVFEEEKPPLPKRGTSLQKSTNLISKNPKGTYKVPNSRQNQEASETRDAVSNERDKETKSRRSGSEPSQNGSGTQTPQPDDAENITGKANSFEYFPGHVYENVPNGSGSHVSSSDTGRSQSTLPNTSSSINEKLWGDSDSLVRDLERSVNILKSLVDANKCDKEVKKRLLHHVVKRLITAKYTDDKIEHNLEDNVPWNPDDARNKVYRTEILQALTKKHTTSDSSGDWNAHKETVRGRNPTGNARGIAKDIALESSSDKIDKNTDRTENDGRKARMGLRSDDCRRSSNTLTDPDKSESSECFFPQRGRKGNKVQSIFCAKERCKMSREDSTMTNITPPDHNRMLLDAVVNNRRTGNTLSSNSAAEQVDWRLLTTLSERQFELKKCNNSDSGDSKLVSYAEMEKRNQLIWITNEISHLSNLKKLLEEPRRLERPVRMSPRKPRSTNFKPKLAASDARAHRLAKEDDFNSMGEPWSSHCNLATCQPDSRTNSVIQRVRKRNSCAQTATNVTGAHSKTGGEIVSASNMHNSTTKLINTGVQTVPQEASAIPTLIQSEIVHYIKCPAHNAMHFQNSCKRNAEANQCPKHCSIQNVVAACVHCLQEQKDQSNMIKMADHLREESPVDSQTPSERINADSTSSSEMARPCTSKDVSQLKQKETKNQINASKSKHACDCKRENKRPLSKGCQTCSIPQGAMLESNNVAKCEECQKKMFYAREDTNSKGCSCATACECEKNRCVSSFDQNGRVESCECPTDCSCENNRESETHHAKTFCNCHSTGTKVQQNGTRHYGHRTEAEDRPTQSRSYCVANGQDNETNQHKLQNSLKCNCEKDCLCNNRIANGGEEKLYGRGCNNLVKLNYADETSQRSNDSDRDCKYCRRCGAICQNAKKCSYYQTYPKPVAYELSFAKEDERKNDGSGALLKVPLPNRTVNGNKTDGCACNMIKKISLNKSSPQKNTLQDYLSRNKAEFVSNAETRRQYMSEISHLRQLRKEKRIQLLAMASTSSVVKSSKVSSKPTVYTQKKVSDEDMRERLRKRYLRLNEVRYKRRQQEKQEEARRNKLMAKIFCKKLQQKVLRGQIDLSQSVSVISNM comes from the exons ATGGAGTATGACTCTGCGTCAAGCTGCGAAGGTTGTTTGAGAGATTTTGAAGCATCAGAAGATTTTACACGTTCAAGAGAACCACGAGAAATCGAACATTCGACTTGTAACGCGAATTCAGCACCATGGCGATCTTTGCAAGTTGTCGCTTCGAAGCCGAAGCTCAATCTGGGGACAACAAACAAAAGTCTTTCTTCACAGGTGATGGAATATTATCATAAATATTCTCAAAATACAAATTTAGACCAATACTTTTCTTTGCCTGCGTCTAGTACATCACCAGAGGCCATTAAATATTATTACAGTATATACGAGTTGAATCCTAAACTGAGTGGTAGTAGACAAGACTGTATCGGAGAAGAGTATAATCTACGTTCGTATGGGCCCAAAGAGAGAAGGAGATGGGTAAGGCCCCCTCTTATTGGCCAATCTTCGAGTACAGATTCGTCGACGAGATACGTTCAACCGTTATCGAATCCCAATTCACTGTCGCCTGATCTAAAACATGTTACTTCAGAAACAATTCTGGAAGAGAAGAACGAAAGTCAAGAAACTTTACCAGAAGCCATAGAACGTAAGATCTCTTCTCCAACTTCTAGCATTGCTTCTTACAAACCACTCGAATGGGACAGTGGAGCAGACGTTGGTTATTGTAATATATTACCTCACAATAAACAAAGCAACAAAAAATTAAGTACAATTGAACGTATGGCTTTAGCTAGAGGTTGTTCCGCCGCTTTAAGACTTGATCCCGAAGGTACTACAGAGTCTGGGATTACAGGAAACCTTACGATAGCTCAAAGTAACTTTAAAGCACCCGTTACTCCTGTAGCCAGTTCCACGCTTTTGTTAGGAAATGCTTCGGAATCGGAGAGTGAAATTGAAATCACTCCTATCGTGAAAAATCACTTGCCTGGTATAATAGCAGGAAACAATATAAAGTCCAACGAAAGATCTCTTCCTAAAGACTTCAAGCAACAAGATGCTGTTGCGTTGTATTTTAAAAAAGAGCACAACCATAACACACCTAAAACATTGTTTACATATAAGATACCCTTTACGAAGCATTACGTGGCGCGGAAAGCGGCAAGCAAGGAAAATACAAACAAGGAAAACGTATGTCCGCAGACGTCGCATTTGAAAAAGAGCACGTCGATGAACACGTTAGTTATACCGCCCTCTAAATTAACATTGAAAAGAAGTCAGAGTGAATTGAATCTGTACGTCAGGGATAAAAATAGGGCCGCGTTGCCGCTGATTTTTAACTCTTCGTCGTCGATCGCCACTATTGTAAATAAACCTTCTACTTGTGATAAAGTTATACAAACGAGCCTGAACGCTTACAGTCAGGAATCCGTAGGCGTTCAAGTCTCGGTTTTCGAGGAGGAGAAGCCACCGTTACCAAAGAGAGGAACTAGTTTGCAAAAGAGTACGAACTTGATTTCAAAGAACCCAAAAGGCACATACAAAGTTCCAAATTCGAGGCAAAATCAAGAAGCAAGCGAGACACGCGATGCTGTATCTAACGAACGCGATAAGGAAACAAAATCGCGACGCAGTGGTTCAGAACCGTCGCAAAACGGGTCCGGGACGCAGACGCCtcagcccgacgacgccgaaaaTATAACTGGCAAGGCAAACAGCTTCGAATATTTTCCAGGGCACGTTTACGAGAACGTTCCAAACGGAAGCGGTAGCCACGTCTCGTCATCGGATACAGGTAGGTCGCAATCCACTCTACCCAATACGAGTTCTAGCATAAACGAGAAGCTCTGGGGAGACTCGGACAGCTTAGTGAGGGACCTGGAACGAAGCGTAAACATTCTGAAAAGCCTGGTCGACGCTAACAAATGCGACAAGGAAGTGAAGAAAAGACTGttacatcacgtggtaaagAGACTTATAACCGCGAAATACACGGACGACAAGATCGAGCACAATCTGGAGGATAACGTTCCGTGGAACCCGGACGACGCCAGGAACAAAGTCTACAGAACGGAGATACTTCAAGCTCTGACGAAGAAGCACACTACCAGCGACTCGTCGGGTGACTGGAACGCGCACAAGGAAACCGTGCGTGGACGAAACCCTACGGGCAACGCGAGAGGTATCGCGAAAGATATAGCTCTGGAGAGCAGCAGCGACAAGATCGACAAGAACACCGACAGAACAGAGAACGATGGACGGAAAGCGAGGATGGGTCTAAGGTCGGACGATTGTCGTCGAAGCAGCAACACTCTCACCGATCCGGACAAGAGCGAAAGCTCGGAGTGCTTTTTCCCCCAAAGAGGCCGCAAAGGCAACAAAGTGCAGAGCATATTCTGCGCGAAAGAGAGATGCAAAATGTCGCGGGAAGATTCGACGATGACGAATATCACGCCGCCCGATCACAACAGAATGTTGCTGGACGCGGTGGTTAACAACAGAAGAACTGGCAATACGCTTTCGAGCAACAGCGCGGCGGAGCAAGTTGACTGGAGGCTGCTCACGACGCTGTCCGAGAGACAATTCGAGCTGAAGAAGTGCAACAATTCCGATTCCGGGGACTCGAAGTTGGTTAGCTACGCCGAAATGGAAAAGAGGAATCAACTGATCTGGATCACAAACGAGATCAGTCACTTGTCCAATCTGAAGAAATTGTTAGAGGAGCCGCGAAGATTGGAGAGACCGGTCAGGATGTCGCCCAGGAAGCCAAGATCTACGAACTTCAAGCCAAAGTTGGCAGCGTCTGACGCGCGGGCCCATAGACTGGCCAAGGAAGACGACTTCAATTCTATGGGGGAACCGTGGTCGTCGCACTGCAATTTAGCAACGTGTCAGCCGGACAGTAGAACGAACAGCGTGATACAGCGCGTCAGAAAGCGGAACAGCTGCGCTCAAACGGCGACCAACGTCACCGGTGCTCATTCGAAGACCGGCGGTGAGATCGTGTCCGCGTCGAACATGCACAATTCTACGACGAAATTGATAAATACCGGCGTGCAAACGGTCCCCCAGGAAGCGTCCGCGATCCCAACCTTGATACAGTCCGAGATCGTGCATTACATCAAGTGTCCGGCGCATAACGCGATGCATTTCCAGAATAGCTGTAAACGCAACGCGGAAGCTAACCAGTGTCCGAAGCATTGTTCCATTCAGAACGTGGTGGCTGCTTGCGTGCACTGTTTGCAGGAACAAAAGGATCAGTCGAACATGATTAAAATGGCGGACCACTTGCGGGAAGAGAGTCCAGTCGATTCGCAAACGCCGTCGGAACGAATCAACGCCGACAGCACGAGCTCGTCGGAAATGGCTCGACCATGTACGAGCAAGGATGTTAGCCAGTTGAAACAGAAGGAGACTAAGAATCAGATAAACGCCTCGAAATCGAAGCACGCTTGCGATTGCAAACGCGAGAACAAGAGGCCGTTGTCCAAAGGATGCCAAACTTGTTCCATTCCGCAAGGGGCGATGCTGGAATCCAACAACGTCGCGAAGTGCGAGGAATGCCAGAAAAAGATGTTCTACGCGCGGGAAGATACGAATTCGAAAGGGTGTAGCTGCGCTACCGCGTGCGAATGCGAAAAAAATCGATGCGTTTCGAGCTTCGATCAGAACGGTCGCGTCGAGTCGTGCGAGTGCCCGACCGACTGTTCCTGCGAAAACAATCGCGAATCGGAAACCCACCACGCGAAAACGTTCTGCAATTGTCATTCGACTGGAACCAAAGTTCAACAGAACGGTACACGTCACTACGGTCACCGAACGGAAGCAGAAGATCGGCCGACACAGTCACGGTCTTACTGCGTGGCCAACGGGCAAGACAATGAAACTAATCAGCATAAACTGCAAAACAGTCTGAAATGCAATTGCGAGAAAGATTGTTTGTGCAATAACAGAATTGCAAATGGCGGCGAAGAGAAGTTGTACGGCAGAGGCTGCAACAATCTCGTCAAGCTAAATTACGCGGACGAAACGAGCCAACGTTCCAACGACTCTGATAGGGATTGCAAATATTGTCGTCGCTGCGGAGCGATTTGTCAGAACGCAAAGAAATGTAGCTATTATCAAACGTACCCGAAACCGGTCGCGTACGAATTGTCGTTCGCGAAAGAGGACGAACGCAAAAACGATGGCTCGGGCGCGTTGTTGAAAGTGCCATTACCGAATCGTACCGTTAATGGAAATAAAACCGATGGCTGTGCCTGTAatatgataaaaaaaattagtttgaaTAAGAGCTCTCCGCAAAAGAATACATTACAG GATTACTTGTCCAGAAACAAAGCGGAATTCGTGAGTAACGCAGAGACGCGTCGGCAGTACATGTCGGAAATATCTCATCTGCGACAGTTGCGCAAGGAGAAACGAATACAGCTGCTGGCGATGGCTAGTACGTCGAGCGTCGTTAAATCATCGAAGGTGTCTTCTAAACCGACAG TTTATACACAGAAAAAGGTGAGCGACGAGGATATGAGAGAAAGGCTGAGAAAGCGATATCTTCGATTGAACGAAGTGCGATACAAAAGGCGACAGCAGGAAAAGCAGGAGGAGGCACGGCGTAACAAGCTCATGGCCAAAATCTTTTGTAAAAAGTTACAACAAAAGGTATTGAGAGGCCAAATAGATTTGTCTCAAAGCGTTAGCGTTA
- the LOC143347184 gene encoding phospholipid phosphatase 5 isoform X2 yields MALARGTDFLTGFWFDVLLRIILIGLFIELEKAEPFTRKIHEDELWLYKNPRTDSYVPTIILWPLVFILPAIVIFLAFLVYKDRTDFYQAVLSVTLALGFNGVITDIIKLIVGRPRPDFFWRCFPDGKTNPDFKCNGNPIVIRDGKKSFPSGHSSFAFASFGFIALYVAGKLHTFSLVGKGQTWKLCAFILPICIALVIALSRTCDYHHHWQGSIIGYFLAYMCYRHYYPPLDSQVCHKPYAVLTLQIQHENTKNRNDQVKWI; encoded by the exons ATGGCTCTTGCACGTGGCACAGATTTCTTGACAGGATTTTGGTTTGATGTATTATTACGGATTATATTAATAGGATTATTTAT TGAACTAGAAAAAGCAGAACCATTTACAAGAAAAATTCATGAGGATGAATTATGGTTATATAAAAATCCAAGAACAGATTCTTATGTTCCAACAATAATCTTATGG CCTCTTGTATTTATTCTGCCTGCCATAGTGATCTTTCTTGCTTTCTTAGTTTATAAAGACAGAACTGATTTCTATCAAGCAGTATTATCTGTAACTTTAGCATTAGGATTCAATGGTGTAATTACAGATATTATAAAACTTATAGTTG GTCGTCCCAGACCAGATTTTTTTTGGAGATGTTTTCCTGATGGAAAAACAAATCCAGATTTTAAGTGTAATGGAAATCCAATAGTGATAAGAGATGGAAAAAAATCATTCCCCAGTGGACATTCTTCAT ttgcaTTTGCAAGTTTTGGTTTCATTGCATTATATGTAGCTGGCAAGCTGCATACATTTAGCCTAGTAGGCAAAGGACAAACATGGAAATTATGCGCATTTATTTTACCAATTTGTATTGCTCTTGTAATAGCGCTCAGTAGAACGTGCGATTATCATCATCATTGGCAAG GTTCGATAATAGGGTATTTTTTGGCGTACATGTGCTATAGACATTATTATCCACCATTGGACTCACAAGTATGTCATAAACCATATGCTGTACTTACTCTTCAAATTCAACatgaaaatacaaaaaatagAAATGACCAAGTCAAATGgatttaa
- the LOC143347184 gene encoding phospholipid phosphatase 5 isoform X1, translated as MALARGTDFLTGFWFDVLLRIILIGLFIELEKAEPFTRKIHEDELWLYKNPRTDSYVPTIILWPLVFILPAIVIFLAFLVYKDRTDFYQAVLSVTLALGFNGVITDIIKLIVGRPRPDFFWRCFPDGKTNPDFKCNGNPIVIRDGKKSFPSGHSSFAFASFGFIALYVAGKLHTFSLVGKGQTWKLCAFILPICIALVIALSRTCDYHHHWQDVVAGSIIGYFLAYMCYRHYYPPLDSQVCHKPYAVLTLQIQHENTKNRNDQVKWI; from the exons ATGGCTCTTGCACGTGGCACAGATTTCTTGACAGGATTTTGGTTTGATGTATTATTACGGATTATATTAATAGGATTATTTAT TGAACTAGAAAAAGCAGAACCATTTACAAGAAAAATTCATGAGGATGAATTATGGTTATATAAAAATCCAAGAACAGATTCTTATGTTCCAACAATAATCTTATGG CCTCTTGTATTTATTCTGCCTGCCATAGTGATCTTTCTTGCTTTCTTAGTTTATAAAGACAGAACTGATTTCTATCAAGCAGTATTATCTGTAACTTTAGCATTAGGATTCAATGGTGTAATTACAGATATTATAAAACTTATAGTTG GTCGTCCCAGACCAGATTTTTTTTGGAGATGTTTTCCTGATGGAAAAACAAATCCAGATTTTAAGTGTAATGGAAATCCAATAGTGATAAGAGATGGAAAAAAATCATTCCCCAGTGGACATTCTTCAT ttgcaTTTGCAAGTTTTGGTTTCATTGCATTATATGTAGCTGGCAAGCTGCATACATTTAGCCTAGTAGGCAAAGGACAAACATGGAAATTATGCGCATTTATTTTACCAATTTGTATTGCTCTTGTAATAGCGCTCAGTAGAACGTGCGATTATCATCATCATTGGCAAG ATGTGGTTGCAGGTTCGATAATAGGGTATTTTTTGGCGTACATGTGCTATAGACATTATTATCCACCATTGGACTCACAAGTATGTCATAAACCATATGCTGTACTTACTCTTCAAATTCAACatgaaaatacaaaaaatagAAATGACCAAGTCAAATGgatttaa